The following proteins come from a genomic window of Diorhabda carinulata isolate Delta chromosome X, icDioCari1.1, whole genome shotgun sequence:
- the LOC130901586 gene encoding facilitated trehalose transporter Tret1-like, with amino-acid sequence MTSKITKSKNEDANNGKTWFEILVILIVAFVSLSAGILMTWPSPFIVQIVNNKEKYDITEEEASYFTVFNTVGVILFPPLLTPIVNRFGRKKLILLTSVFYMITFIIKAFARSLWLFYFARFLNGFGDSITYTCVVVYIGEITTPKVRGVWGNAVVWFGFLGQFIINVLGIYFDVTTTSFICLTIPTFLLIVFPFMPESPYFHLSKGREEEAKTSLRKLRRKFNIEDEFMRMKTAIEKEETGSWGDLFKNKVNRRALGTAMFLRVSQIWCGIFTFGPYIQLIFQKSGSNLSPELCTIIYTFVNFLFYSSAAYGSNKLGRRVSLISSLVLTSIVFILEAIYFFIDDYYNIIDLTSLRWFPLVGLMVFLLFSCYGIGTIPFLMPGELFAPSIKAKGVALVICVFGLSNFIVNTLFYNLMTTAGLGAPFLFFGICSIISAIVFYKILPETKNKTLEEIQIILSKM; translated from the exons atgacgtcaaaaattaccaaatcaaaaaatgaagatgCAAACAATGGAAAAACATGGTTCGAAATATTGGTCATTCTTATAG tggCATTCGTTAGCTTATCTGCAGGTATACTAATGACCTGGCCGTCACCTTTCATCGTACAAATAGTGAATAACAaggaaaaatatgatataacCGAAGAAGAAGCATCTTATTTCACAGTATTCAACACAGTGGGAGTTATACTGTTCCCACCTTTATTAACACCAATAGTTAATCGTTTTGGTAGGAAAAAACTGATATTACTCACTTCAGTATTTTATATGATCACATTCATTATCAAAGCGTTCGCTAGATCATTGTGGTTGTTCTATTTCGCTAGATTTTTAAATGGATTCGGGGATAGTATTACTTATACTTGTGTAGTTGTTTACATTGGAGAAATCACAACTCCTAAAGTAAGAGGTGTTTGGGGAAACGCAGTCGTCTGGTTCGGGTTTTTGGGTCAATTCATCATAAACGTTCtaggaatatattttgatgtaaCCACTACGTCCTTCATATGTTTAACAATTCCTACATTTTTGCTGATAGTTTTTCCATTCATGCCCGAAAGTCCTTATTTCCATTTATCTAAAGGTAGAGAAGAAGAGGCTAAAACAAGTTTGAGAAAGTTACGACGTAAATTTAATATAGAAGATGAATTTATGAGGATGAAGACGGCAATAGAGAAAGAAGAAACTGGTTCTTGGGgagatttgtttaaaaataaggTTAATAGGAGAGCTTTAGGGACAGCGATGTTTCTAAGAGTATCACAAATTTGGTGTGGAATTTTCACATTCGGTCCTTATATACAACTGATATTTCAGAAATCCGGTAGCAATTTGAGTCCAGAGCTTTGCACTATCATTTATACATTcgttaattttcttttctactCTTCTGCGGCTTATGGTTCAAATAAACTTGGTAGACGCGTTTCATTAATATCATCGTTAGTTTTAACTTCAATAGTATTCATTTTAGaagctatttatttttttattgatgattattacaatattatagACCTTACATCGCTAAGATGGTTTCCTTTAGTAGGATTAATGGTTTTCTTACTGTTTTCATGCTACGGAATCGGAACTATACCTTTTCTCATGCCTGGGGAATTGTTTGCTCCTAGTATAAAAGCAAAAGGTGTCGCTTTAGTGATTTGCGTTTTCGGTCTATCAAATTTCATAGttaatactttgttttataatttaatgacaACAGCAGGTTTGGGAGCGCCGTTTCTATTTTTTGGAATATGTAGTATCATTTCTGCGAtcgtattttacaaaattcttccagaaacaaaaaacaaaactcTCGAAGAGATTCAAATCATCTTGAGTAAAATGTGA